The following proteins are encoded in a genomic region of Pseudocalidococcus azoricus BACA0444:
- a CDS encoding BrnT family toxin encodes MVIGKIDGKCWSAIATYRNENIRIISVLPSRNDEVEFYEC; translated from the coding sequence ATGGTGATTGGTAAAATTGACGGAAAATGTTGGTCTGCTATTGCTACCTACCGCAACGAAAACATCCGAATTATTTCAGTGCTGCCTTCTCGTAATGATGAGGTTGAATTTTATGAATGCTGA
- the brnA gene encoding type II toxin-antitoxin system BrnA family antitoxin codes for MNAEELDMKFDQGLEILEHFDLSSAKRPGLETKRVNVDFPVWMVEALDKEATRLGVHRHAIIKTWIPQILDAKVV; via the coding sequence ATGAATGCTGAAGAGCTAGATATGAAATTCGATCAAGGTTTGGAAATTCTTGAACACTTTGATTTGAGTTCTGCAAAGCGGCCAGGATTGGAAACTAAACGTGTCAATGTTGATTTCCCAGTCTGGATGGTTGAGGCTTTAGATAAAGAAGCTACACGATTGGGTGTGCATAGACACGCAATTATCAAGACATGGATTCCACAGATATTAGATGCCAAAGTAGTTTAA
- a CDS encoding DUF433 domain-containing protein — MSAAIDIGTLVTRSPDIGHGRPVITGTGTSVRRVVVLYKQGANAEEIARRMSHLSLAQIYAALAYYHANRDEIEVDLAEEDAEYHKLAGLHSKRV, encoded by the coding sequence ATGTCTGCTGCTATTGATATCGGCACATTAGTCACTCGTTCCCCAGATATTGGTCACGGTCGTCCAGTCATTACAGGGACAGGAACCTCTGTTCGTCGAGTAGTTGTTTTATACAAGCAAGGTGCAAATGCAGAGGAAATTGCTCGTCGGATGAGCCACCTAAGCCTTGCCCAAATTTATGCTGCTTTGGCTTATTATCATGCGAATCGTGATGAGATTGAAGTAGATTTGGCTGAAGAAGATGCTGAATACCACAAGCTCGCAGGATTGCACAGCAAAAGGGTTTAA